A single Inediibacterium massiliense DNA region contains:
- a CDS encoding YkuS family protein — protein MKKVAVEKSLKNIKSYLSIQGYEVRDLESSRRNLKNFDAIIVSGQNSNLLGMHDTNTKASVINAAGMTPEDVANQLNNRFS, from the coding sequence TTGAAAAAAGTAGCTGTCGAAAAATCATTAAAAAATATAAAAAGTTATTTAAGTATACAAGGATATGAAGTAAGAGATTTAGAAAGTAGTAGAAGAAATCTAAAAAATTTTGATGCTATTATTGTATCAGGACAAAATAGCAATTTACTAGGAATGCATGATACCAATACAAAAGCATCTGTAATCAATGCAGCAGGTATGACTCCAGAAGATGTGGCGAATCAGTTAAATAATCGTTTCAGCTAA
- a CDS encoding RNA-binding domain-containing protein produces MLKQREGMKLDFKESLHLETESQKKEFAKDVIAIANSIGGRGYLIIGIKDKEKKIIGIHPNHLMEERLQQIISQRCDPPVNIRVENVLYDEKYIGVITIFKSFQRPHQMRQTGAFYIRRGSTTDIARRDEIASIFQEVGLIHNELTPLYNLDIDVLNRVSIGQYMNKMGMKAYKDLEKQIWSSLGIIYLDNETNQMHPTIGGLLLFCDNPQIYLSYCGIKIITFDKGKKVIHMINGNIIDMLNKSKQFICNYLKDINYPKEAIYECIANAVVHRDYTDILRDIVVLIGDEKIEISNPGTLPKGSNIHTIMRDANPSKRNHWLYDRLLLLDDHNQFLRTGIGLEKINKIFETIGKVKFLNLEKRNIFKVVMPGIKWATKR; encoded by the coding sequence TTGCTTAAACAAAGAGAAGGAATGAAACTAGATTTTAAGGAAAGTCTTCATCTTGAGACAGAATCTCAAAAAAAAGAATTTGCAAAGGATGTTATTGCCATTGCTAATAGTATTGGGGGAAGAGGATATTTAATTATAGGAATAAAAGATAAAGAAAAGAAGATTATAGGAATTCATCCAAATCATCTGATGGAAGAAAGATTGCAACAAATTATTAGTCAACGATGTGATCCACCTGTTAATATTAGAGTAGAAAATGTCTTATACGATGAAAAATATATAGGAGTTATTACTATTTTTAAAAGTTTTCAAAGACCACATCAAATGAGACAAACTGGAGCTTTTTATATAAGAAGAGGATCTACTACAGATATAGCAAGAAGAGATGAGATTGCAAGTATATTTCAAGAAGTAGGATTGATCCATAATGAACTTACACCTTTATACAATTTAGATATAGATGTTTTAAATAGAGTATCTATTGGCCAATATATGAATAAAATGGGGATGAAAGCCTATAAGGATCTTGAAAAACAGATTTGGAGCAGTCTGGGTATTATTTATTTAGATAATGAAACAAACCAAATGCATCCTACTATTGGAGGACTCTTGCTTTTTTGTGATAATCCTCAGATATATTTAAGTTATTGTGGGATTAAGATTATTACATTTGATAAAGGAAAAAAAGTCATTCATATGATAAATGGTAATATCATTGATATGCTTAATAAAAGTAAACAATTTATATGCAATTATCTAAAAGATATAAATTATCCTAAGGAAGCTATTTATGAATGTATTGCAAATGCTGTAGTTCATAGAGACTATACAGACATATTAAGAGATATTGTAGTTTTAATAGGAGATGAAAAGATAGAAATAAGCAATCCTGGAACTCTTCCTAAGGGAAGTAATATCCATACGATTATGAGAGATGCAAATCCATCTAAAAGAAACCATTGGCTTTATGATAGACTTTTATTATTAGATGATCACAATCAATTTCTAAGGACAGGGATTGGATTAGAAAAAATAAATAAAATTTTTGAAACGATAGGAAAAGTGAAATTCTTAAATTTAGAAAAAAGAAATATTTTCAAAGTAGTCATGCCTGGAATAAAATGGGCAACAAAAAGATAA
- a CDS encoding response regulator has protein sequence MYDVIRVLIADDHELMRQGLKQIIELEDDIQVVALAVDGEDTIKKSQKFKPDVILLDINMPNMNGIQALRRLKDMGTDSRIIMLTIHEDQEYLFETINIGASGYVLKDAESSSLVKAIRDVYTGHSYIHPSLASNLVKEYNKHDKSDDGYKKDKLTRREYEVLSLIAEGKNNREIADNLFISEKTVKNHVSNIFRKIEVSDRTQAAIYAYKHNIKKI, from the coding sequence GTGTATGATGTAATAAGGGTCTTAATAGCAGATGATCATGAATTGATGAGACAAGGGTTAAAACAAATTATAGAGCTAGAAGATGATATTCAAGTAGTAGCATTAGCAGTAGATGGAGAGGATACTATTAAGAAATCTCAAAAATTCAAGCCAGATGTAATTTTACTAGATATCAATATGCCGAATATGAATGGAATTCAAGCCTTAAGAAGGTTAAAAGATATGGGGACAGATTCTAGAATCATTATGTTAACCATTCATGAGGATCAAGAATACTTATTTGAAACCATCAATATAGGTGCATCAGGGTATGTATTAAAGGATGCAGAATCTTCTAGCTTGGTGAAAGCTATAAGAGATGTTTATACAGGCCATTCTTATATTCATCCTTCGCTTGCTTCCAACTTGGTGAAAGAATACAACAAACACGATAAATCAGACGATGGGTATAAAAAAGATAAGTTGACAAGAAGAGAATATGAGGTATTAAGTTTGATTGCAGAGGGAAAAAATAATAGAGAGATTGCAGATAATTTGTTTATAAGTGAAAAAACAGTAAAAAATCATGTATCCAATATATTTAGAAAAATTGAAGTAAGTGATCGAACACAAGCTGCCATTTATGCTTATAAGCATAATATTAAAAAAATATAG
- a CDS encoding selenium metabolism-associated LysR family transcriptional regulator produces MDFRQLETFITIARLKSFSKAADALFLTQPTISNHIQNLENELSTVLINRSNKKVTLTKAGEILFTHAIEILNKREQALFSLESFKDRIEGTLEIACSTIPEQYILPPLLQSFHKKYPEVQYNLLHYDSEQVVQSILNGKIDFGFVGAKIDHKHLEYIEVFQDNLVLIAPNKDLYKNIDHVSIDFLLTENIILREKGSGTRKIFEQILHDHDLSLDQLHIVAYIENTGALKQCVRNGLGISIISNLAIQDEMKFNLLKKIELIHIDTLRKFYFVYYKPRTLSPLAETFKTFMLTSQNESIL; encoded by the coding sequence ATGGACTTTAGACAACTGGAAACTTTTATAACTATTGCTAGGTTAAAAAGTTTTTCCAAAGCAGCGGATGCCCTTTTTTTAACCCAACCTACTATCAGCAATCATATCCAAAATTTAGAAAATGAATTAAGTACAGTACTTATCAATAGATCTAATAAAAAGGTAACCTTAACAAAAGCTGGTGAAATATTATTTACACATGCTATAGAAATTTTAAACAAAAGAGAACAAGCCTTGTTTTCTTTAGAATCTTTTAAAGATAGAATAGAAGGTACCCTAGAAATTGCTTGCAGTACAATTCCTGAACAATATATATTGCCTCCACTACTTCAATCCTTTCATAAAAAATATCCTGAAGTACAATACAATCTTTTACATTATGATTCTGAGCAAGTAGTACAATCCATTTTAAATGGTAAAATAGATTTTGGCTTTGTAGGTGCAAAAATCGATCACAAGCATCTAGAATATATTGAGGTATTCCAAGATAATCTAGTACTTATTGCCCCTAATAAAGATCTTTACAAAAATATAGATCATGTATCTATTGATTTTTTATTAACAGAAAATATTATATTGAGAGAAAAAGGATCTGGTACTCGAAAAATATTTGAACAAATCCTTCATGATCATGATTTATCCTTAGATCAATTACATATAGTAGCTTACATAGAAAATACAGGGGCTCTAAAACAATGTGTAAGAAATGGATTGGGTATAAGTATCATTTCTAATTTAGCTATACAAGATGAAATGAAATTTAATCTTCTTAAAAAAATTGAACTCATTCATATAGATACTTTGCGTAAATTTTATTTCGTATATTATAAACCTAGAACTTTATCTCCTTTAGCAGAAACTTTCAAAACCTTTATGCTCACATCTCAAAATGAAAGCATATTATAA
- a CDS encoding LacI family DNA-binding transcriptional regulator, with product MSITIKDVAKKAGVSISTVSRVINGSKPVSSEIRQKVLQVIEETGYRPNPVARSLVMKKSQLIGVVVPDISNFFIGEILNGIEEVGKMYGYDMILCNTYADVEQEKRYLNFLKSKQVEGIIFMTWKFQNIVDDLEHIDIPMVTINRNTRELEIPSVSIDNFEAAYEMTKYLIENGHKRIALIRNTLDQDAFGYDQYRGYKKALEEYNLPLEEDLIQYGNLKLDHSYEIVKEFIEKGNLPSAIFATSDVMAVGAINCLFDHGYKVPDDISVVGFNDIKLASIYRPKLTTIHQPIYDIGAVAMRMIVKQINGEEVDRKAVTLPHELIERESSKKI from the coding sequence TTGAGTATAACAATTAAAGATGTAGCAAAAAAGGCAGGTGTGTCTATATCTACCGTTTCTCGTGTGATTAATGGATCTAAACCTGTAAGCAGTGAAATTAGACAAAAGGTATTACAAGTCATTGAAGAAACAGGATATCGCCCCAATCCTGTAGCAAGAAGCCTAGTGATGAAAAAAAGTCAATTAATTGGAGTAGTTGTTCCAGATATATCGAACTTTTTTATTGGAGAAATATTAAATGGAATAGAAGAAGTAGGAAAAATGTATGGGTATGATATGATTTTATGTAATACATATGCAGATGTAGAGCAGGAAAAAAGGTATCTAAACTTTTTAAAATCAAAGCAAGTAGAAGGAATTATATTTATGACATGGAAATTTCAAAATATTGTAGATGATTTAGAGCATATAGATATTCCAATGGTTACAATAAATAGAAATACTCGTGAATTGGAAATTCCTTCTGTATCTATTGATAATTTTGAGGCTGCTTATGAAATGACAAAATATTTAATTGAAAATGGACATAAAAGAATTGCACTCATTCGAAATACTTTGGATCAAGATGCTTTTGGATATGATCAATATAGAGGATACAAAAAAGCATTAGAAGAATATAATCTGCCATTAGAAGAAGATTTGATCCAATATGGAAATCTAAAGCTAGATCATAGCTATGAAATTGTAAAAGAATTTATAGAAAAAGGAAATCTTCCTAGTGCAATTTTTGCCACTAGTGATGTAATGGCTGTAGGAGCCATAAACTGTTTATTCGATCATGGATATAAAGTTCCGGATGATATTTCAGTAGTAGGCTTTAATGATATTAAACTAGCATCTATATATAGACCAAAGCTTACAACTATTCATCAACCTATTTATGATATTGGTGCAGTAGCTATGAGAATGATTGTAAAACAAATTAATGGAGAAGAAGTGGATCGTAAAGCAGTGACTCTTCCTCATGAGCTTATTGAGAGAGAAAGCAGTAAAAAAATATAA
- a CDS encoding DUF896 domain-containing protein, which produces MITKELIDRINFLAKKSKQEGLTEEEKIEQKKLREAYLKGFRENFRKQLDNIELVD; this is translated from the coding sequence GTGATTACAAAAGAATTAATAGATCGTATTAATTTTTTAGCCAAAAAGTCCAAACAAGAGGGATTGACAGAGGAAGAGAAAATCGAACAGAAAAAATTAAGAGAAGCCTATTTAAAAGGTTTTCGTGAGAATTTTAGAAAACAATTAGACAATATTGAGTTGGTAGACTAA
- a CDS encoding chemotaxis protein CheW: protein MAECQYVIFKLSGESYGVDIMNVKEITEYKQTVKVPNTPDFVDGIINLRGEIIPIINLKQRFHLEDTGVHSDTRVIVIHLKEKQVGFVVDEASQVLRITEENIEPAPDMITGVDKKYITGVGKLEDKIVLLLDLEYVLTDEEKEKIQEISEN from the coding sequence TTGGCAGAATGTCAATATGTAATATTTAAACTTTCGGGAGAATCTTATGGAGTAGATATTATGAATGTAAAGGAAATTACAGAATATAAACAAACTGTAAAAGTTCCAAATACACCTGATTTTGTAGATGGCATTATTAATCTTAGAGGAGAGATTATTCCTATCATTAATTTGAAACAAAGATTTCATTTAGAGGATACAGGAGTTCATTCAGATACAAGAGTAATTGTAATTCATCTAAAGGAGAAACAAGTAGGATTTGTTGTAGATGAAGCTTCACAGGTATTAAGAATTACAGAAGAAAATATTGAACCTGCACCAGATATGATTACAGGAGTAGATAAAAAATATATTACTGGAGTTGGAAAACTAGAAGATAAGATTGTTTTACTTCTAGATTTAGAATATGTTTTGACAGATGAAGAAAAGGAAAAAATACAAGAAATTTCTGAAAACTAA
- a CDS encoding diacylglycerol/lipid kinase family protein, producing MKAKFIINPSSGKQMVQKNLDRIIGNLILEGILNHIDVLTLKKKGDAYEGVKELKKDEYDYVVAVGGDGTVNEVINGLMVGNNQIPLAILPAGTVNDFANYLEIPTDVRGFSNMLKENKKKKVDVGKIGDQYFINVLAGGILTDVGYKVSSNVKTWLGKYAYYVEGMREIPKQMFKSIKLSMETEKWLKEEDTFMFIISNTPMVGGFKRLAPKAKIDDGMLDICIIKKSDIPEFIGLFFQAMKGEHIYHPKVVYLQSPKIKLECKDYTKVNLDIDGEEGGSLPATIEVIPKALEVFVP from the coding sequence TTGAAGGCAAAGTTTATTATTAATCCTTCGTCAGGAAAGCAGATGGTTCAAAAAAATTTAGATAGAATTATTGGGAATTTAATATTAGAAGGGATTCTTAATCACATAGATGTACTTACATTAAAGAAAAAAGGGGATGCTTATGAAGGGGTCAAAGAATTAAAAAAGGATGAATATGATTATGTAGTGGCTGTAGGAGGAGATGGAACAGTCAACGAAGTAATCAATGGGCTTATGGTAGGAAACAATCAAATTCCCCTTGCTATTTTGCCAGCAGGAACTGTAAATGATTTTGCAAATTATCTAGAAATTCCTACAGATGTAAGAGGATTTTCCAATATGTTAAAAGAAAATAAAAAGAAAAAAGTAGATGTAGGGAAAATAGGAGACCAATACTTTATAAATGTTTTAGCGGGTGGAATTTTAACAGACGTAGGATACAAGGTTTCCTCTAATGTAAAAACATGGCTAGGAAAATATGCTTATTATGTAGAAGGAATGAGAGAAATTCCTAAGCAAATGTTTAAAAGTATTAAACTTTCTATGGAGACAGAAAAATGGCTTAAAGAAGAAGATACTTTTATGTTTATTATTAGCAATACTCCTATGGTAGGAGGATTTAAAAGATTAGCTCCAAAGGCTAAGATTGATGATGGAATGCTTGATATATGTATTATAAAAAAATCTGATATACCTGAATTTATTGGATTGTTTTTTCAAGCTATGAAAGGAGAACATATTTATCATCCTAAAGTAGTTTATTTACAATCTCCTAAAATAAAATTAGAATGTAAAGACTATACAAAAGTAAATTTAGATATAGATGGAGAAGAAGGAGGGTCTCTTCCTGCAACTATTGAAGTGATTCCAAAAGCTTTAGAAGTTTTTGTACCTTAA
- a CDS encoding sensor histidine kinase: MYKPALSAKKMNEILGHTIEAIEKGKNEIFEIAERARKECQALEEELQLIKKKTLHIINEVDTLEVLERKSRYRLAMVSKNFSKYSEKDIKTAYEEASELQVNIKLKRNEEKELLRQRSDLEKRLKSAYEVVKSAEKLVAQVGVALGYLSGNLKDVMEHLEGIQQKEEIGIRIIKGQEEERQRVAREIHDGPAQSMANVVIKAEICEKLLQKDIDQTKYELGQLKSIVRGCLKDVRKIIYDLRPMSLDDLGLVPTIERLIINFKEETKIPVNFSANCIQEVERTVVQLSLFRIIQEALNNIRKYAKSSTVIVKLESIDHKINLLIMDDGVGFDMEKMSPTNKQESGFGLFIMKERVELLKGKIDIQSSVGMGTRIKVTIPLNDEGGK, from the coding sequence ATGTATAAACCTGCATTAAGTGCAAAAAAAATGAATGAAATATTAGGGCATACTATTGAAGCCATTGAAAAAGGCAAAAACGAAATATTTGAAATTGCTGAAAGGGCTAGAAAAGAATGTCAAGCATTAGAAGAAGAACTTCAGCTTATTAAAAAAAAGACACTTCATATCATTAATGAAGTAGATACATTAGAAGTGCTAGAAAGAAAGAGTAGATATAGATTGGCTATGGTGAGTAAAAATTTTAGCAAATACTCTGAAAAAGATATTAAAACAGCTTATGAGGAAGCAAGTGAATTGCAGGTAAATATAAAACTAAAAAGAAATGAAGAAAAAGAGTTACTTAGACAAAGATCAGATTTAGAAAAAAGATTAAAAAGTGCATATGAAGTAGTAAAAAGTGCAGAGAAGTTAGTTGCCCAAGTAGGAGTTGCATTAGGATATCTAAGTGGAAATTTAAAAGATGTAATGGAACATTTAGAAGGAATTCAACAAAAAGAAGAAATAGGCATTCGAATCATCAAAGGACAAGAAGAAGAAAGACAAAGAGTAGCTAGAGAAATACATGATGGACCTGCACAATCTATGGCAAATGTAGTGATTAAAGCAGAGATTTGCGAAAAACTTCTCCAAAAGGATATAGATCAAACAAAATATGAATTAGGACAGTTAAAAAGTATTGTAAGAGGATGTCTAAAGGATGTAAGAAAGATTATATATGATTTAAGACCTATGTCGTTAGATGACCTAGGATTGGTTCCTACTATTGAAAGATTGATTATAAATTTTAAAGAAGAAACAAAAATACCTGTAAATTTTTCTGCTAATTGTATTCAAGAGGTAGAACGAACAGTAGTACAACTTTCTCTATTTAGAATTATTCAAGAAGCTTTAAATAATATAAGAAAATATGCCAAATCATCTACTGTGATTGTCAAGCTAGAATCTATTGATCACAAAATTAATCTTTTGATTATGGATGATGGAGTAGGTTTTGATATGGAAAAAATGTCACCTACAAATAAACAAGAAAGTGGATTTGGTTTATTTATTATGAAAGAGAGAGTAGAACTGTTGAAAGGAAAAATAGACATTCAAAGTAGTGTTGGAATGGGAACAAGAATAAAAGTAACCATTCCCTTAAATGACGAGGGGGGAAAATAA
- a CDS encoding YkvA family protein, whose amino-acid sequence MKLFKKSIKVFKKTKGIYKFIKDPEVSKWKKIMIFGAIVYVISPIDLIPDPVFGLGWIDDGIVIGYIISRISNELDKYIEKDSVSFKKGKIIEDVDYRIDDEK is encoded by the coding sequence ATGAAATTATTCAAGAAATCTATAAAAGTATTCAAAAAAACAAAAGGAATTTATAAATTCATTAAAGATCCTGAGGTTTCCAAATGGAAAAAAATAATGATATTTGGAGCTATTGTATATGTAATCAGTCCAATTGATTTAATACCAGATCCTGTATTTGGTTTAGGATGGATAGATGATGGTATAGTCATAGGTTATATAATTTCTAGAATTTCTAATGAATTAGATAAATATATAGAAAAGGATTCGGTATCGTTTAAAAAAGGGAAAATTATTGAGGATGTAGATTATAGAATAGATGATGAGAAATAA
- a CDS encoding aminopeptidase produces MSTRDVLSFSFQKGWETVDEKRKETVFGFCENYKKFLDKGKTERKCVEEMIQKAKEHGYKNIEEYISGKEKIQIGEKIYVNQKGKALALFVIGKESIQSGMNIIAAHIDSPRLDLKPFPLYEDGELALLKTHYYGGIKKYQWTTIPLAIHGVFINKDGEKIHMCIGEEETDPVFYITDLLPHLAKDQNEKKLGDAITGEGLNVVIGSIPYEDKDIKEKIKYNVLHLLYEKYNMKEEDFLTAEIEIVPSGKARDVGIDRSLVGAYGQDDRVCAYTAFEAILDVDHPIQTAVALFADKEEIGSVGNTGMQSRFFENAIAELISLQEIELVDLKLRRALSNSKVLSADVGAAFDPNFPDVLDKRNAAFLGKGVLVSKYTGARGKSGSNDANAEFLGEIRNIFNDRNVLWQIGELGKVDQGGGGTIAYILAGYGAEVIDCGTPLLSMHAPMELASKFDIYMTYKAYHAFLDR; encoded by the coding sequence ATGAGTACAAGAGATGTTCTTTCTTTTTCTTTTCAAAAGGGGTGGGAAACAGTTGATGAGAAAAGGAAAGAAACAGTATTTGGTTTTTGTGAAAACTATAAAAAATTCCTTGATAAAGGAAAAACAGAAAGAAAATGTGTTGAAGAAATGATTCAAAAAGCAAAAGAGCATGGATATAAAAATATAGAAGAATACATAAGCGGAAAAGAGAAAATTCAAATAGGAGAAAAAATTTATGTCAATCAAAAAGGAAAAGCTCTAGCACTATTTGTAATAGGAAAAGAAAGCATACAATCAGGAATGAATATTATTGCAGCTCATATTGATTCTCCAAGACTTGATTTAAAACCTTTTCCTCTATATGAAGATGGAGAATTAGCTCTTTTAAAAACTCATTACTATGGAGGAATTAAAAAATATCAATGGACAACTATTCCTCTAGCGATTCATGGAGTTTTTATTAATAAAGATGGAGAAAAGATACATATGTGTATTGGAGAAGAAGAAACAGACCCTGTATTTTATATTACAGATTTACTTCCACATCTTGCAAAAGATCAAAATGAAAAAAAATTAGGTGATGCAATTACAGGGGAAGGATTGAATGTTGTTATAGGCAGTATTCCTTATGAAGATAAAGATATAAAAGAAAAAATAAAATATAATGTGCTTCATTTATTATATGAAAAATATAATATGAAAGAGGAAGATTTTCTAACTGCTGAAATTGAAATTGTTCCTTCTGGAAAAGCAAGAGATGTAGGTATCGATAGAAGTCTTGTAGGAGCTTATGGTCAAGATGATAGAGTATGTGCTTATACTGCTTTTGAAGCTATACTTGATGTAGATCATCCTATTCAAACAGCAGTTGCATTATTTGCGGATAAGGAAGAAATAGGAAGTGTAGGAAATACTGGTATGCAATCAAGATTTTTTGAAAATGCCATTGCAGAACTCATCAGTTTACAAGAAATAGAGTTAGTAGATCTAAAATTAAGAAGAGCATTATCCAATTCTAAAGTTTTATCTGCAGATGTAGGAGCTGCTTTTGATCCTAATTTTCCTGATGTTTTAGATAAAAGAAATGCAGCTTTTTTAGGTAAAGGAGTTTTAGTGTCTAAATATACAGGTGCTAGAGGAAAATCAGGCTCAAATGATGCCAATGCAGAATTCCTAGGAGAAATAAGAAATATCTTTAATGATCGTAATGTTTTATGGCAGATTGGAGAATTAGGGAAAGTAGATCAAGGAGGAGGAGGAACAATTGCTTATATTCTTGCTGGATATGGAGCAGAAGTCATAGATTGTGGAACCCCTCTTTTAAGTATGCATGCTCCTATGGAGCTTGCTAGTAAATTTGATATTTACATGACCTATAAGGCTTATCATGCTTTTTTGGATAGATAA
- a CDS encoding YgiQ family radical SAM protein, giving the protein MIKSEFLPICKEDMKKRGWEQLDFIIITGDAYVDHPSFGTAVISRVLEDAGYKVGIIAQPDWRSTSDFKKLGRPRLAFLINAGNLDSMVNHYTVSKRRRDKDLYSPGGKMGLRPDRATIVYTNMVKQAYKKVPIILGGIEASLRRFAHYDYWSDKVRRSVLFDSEADLLIFGMGERQVIEIADLLNNGLDIKYIRHIQGTCYTVESLEEVYDYIEVPSYEKVSTDKKAYAKAFKIQYEEQDSIRGKVLIQKHKDVYIVQNPPVLPLSQVELDRVYDLPYMRNYHTVYEKMGGVPSIQEVKHSIISERGCFGGCSFCALTFHQGRVIQSRSQESILEEAHKIVEDKDFKGYIHDVGGPTANFRHVACEKQKKHGTCKDKQCLYPKPCKNLDVDHEEYLDLLKKIRNIEGIKKVFVRSGLRYDYIMADKKDEFLEELCKHHVSGQLKVAPEHVSPKVLDLMGKPRREIYDKFVDKYYKINEKIGKKQFLVPYLMSSHPGSDLEAAIEMAEYLRDIHYHPEQVQDFYPTPGTLSTCMFYTGVDPRTMKEVYVPRSREEKAMQRALLQYRNPKNYELVKKALLLAGRKDLIGYGPKALIQPKGEDKQKIRTKDFKGKDSKTKDFKGKRHRRKRK; this is encoded by the coding sequence ATGATAAAAAGTGAGTTTTTACCTATTTGCAAAGAGGATATGAAAAAAAGAGGTTGGGAACAATTAGATTTTATTATTATTACAGGAGATGCATATGTAGATCATCCCAGCTTTGGAACGGCTGTTATTTCAAGAGTATTAGAAGATGCAGGATATAAAGTAGGAATTATTGCTCAGCCAGATTGGAGAAGTACTTCTGATTTTAAAAAGTTAGGAAGGCCAAGACTCGCTTTTTTAATCAATGCTGGAAATCTAGACTCTATGGTCAATCATTATACAGTGAGTAAAAGAAGAAGAGATAAAGATCTATACTCCCCAGGAGGAAAAATGGGACTTAGACCTGATCGGGCAACTATTGTTTATACCAATATGGTCAAACAAGCATACAAAAAAGTACCTATTATTTTAGGAGGAATAGAAGCAAGTTTAAGAAGATTTGCTCATTATGATTATTGGAGTGATAAGGTAAGGAGATCTGTTTTATTTGACAGTGAAGCTGATCTTTTAATATTTGGAATGGGAGAGCGACAAGTTATTGAAATTGCCGATCTTTTAAATAATGGATTAGATATAAAATACATTAGACATATTCAAGGTACATGTTATACGGTAGAAAGTTTAGAAGAAGTCTATGATTATATAGAGGTCCCTTCTTATGAGAAAGTGTCTACAGATAAAAAGGCTTATGCAAAAGCTTTTAAAATCCAATATGAGGAGCAAGATAGCATCAGAGGAAAGGTATTGATTCAAAAGCATAAAGATGTTTATATTGTACAAAATCCTCCAGTACTTCCTTTGAGTCAAGTGGAACTAGATAGAGTATATGATCTTCCATATATGAGAAATTATCATACTGTTTATGAAAAAATGGGTGGAGTTCCTTCTATTCAAGAGGTGAAGCATAGTATTATTAGTGAAAGAGGATGCTTTGGAGGTTGCTCTTTTTGTGCACTTACTTTTCATCAAGGAAGAGTCATTCAAAGTAGAAGTCAAGAATCTATTTTAGAAGAAGCACACAAAATCGTAGAAGATAAAGACTTTAAAGGTTATATTCATGACGTAGGAGGTCCTACTGCAAATTTTAGACATGTAGCTTGCGAAAAACAAAAAAAACATGGAACATGTAAAGATAAACAATGTTTATATCCTAAGCCTTGTAAAAATTTAGATGTAGATCATGAAGAATATTTAGATCTTTTGAAAAAAATAAGAAACATAGAAGGTATAAAAAAAGTTTTTGTTCGATCAGGACTTCGTTATGATTATATTATGGCAGATAAAAAAGATGAATTTTTAGAAGAGCTATGTAAACATCATGTCAGTGGACAATTAAAAGTAGCTCCGGAACATGTATCCCCTAAGGTACTAGACTTAATGGGAAAACCAAGAAGAGAAATATATGATAAATTTGTAGATAAATATTATAAAATTAATGAAAAGATAGGAAAAAAACAATTTTTAGTTCCTTATTTAATGTCGAGTCATCCAGGAAGTGATTTAGAAGCTGCTATTGAGATGGCAGAATATCTAAGAGATATTCACTATCATCCTGAACAAGTACAAGATTTTTATCCTACCCCTGGAACTTTATCTACTTGTATGTTTTATACGGGAGTAGATCCAAGAACTATGAAGGAAGTATATGTTCCAAGAAGTAGAGAAGAGAAAGCTATGCAAAGGGCATTGCTTCAATATAGAAATCCTAAAAATTATGAATTAGTAAAAAAAGCACTTCTTTTAGCAGGAAGAAAAGATTTGATAGGATATGGTCCTAAAGCTTTGATTCAACCTAAAGGAGAAGATAAACAAAAGATAAGAACAAAAGATTTTAAAGGAAAAGATTCTAAAACAAAAGATTTTAAAGGAAAAAGACATAGAAGAAAAAGAAAGTAA